In the genome of Triticum urartu cultivar G1812 chromosome 5, Tu2.1, whole genome shotgun sequence, one region contains:
- the LOC125506291 gene encoding uncharacterized protein LOC125506291 isoform X1, which translates to MRTTDSKARPLPRKRPKTLANPRSRPSVLRSPPRRNRREHERRDGHRRLLLPGGAAPRLRRPLRLQADPDTEAAQAHRPGRRCARPRVRPRRVAPGGLPEPGPAREGRPGRRRRCQEQKVKVPSAHCDSRVRTVCTDVMALMKQQARAMSPQERGFSVILSDMCPVVSGITTRDEAISCELGMRALSLAVGKIKFKESADYRETMERFQSSTGPDPDEDGVLRRGGSLVIKFLENEDIPGFNKFCKEKFKKVSLLRPKATRSSSREIYMICEGLR; encoded by the exons ATGCGAACCACAGACAGCAAGGCCCGCCCGCTCCCGCGAAAACGGCCTAAAACCCTAGCAAACCCGCGTTCACGGCCGTCCGTTCtccgttcgccgccgcgccgcaaTCGTCGGGAACATGAGCGGCGCGACGGGCACCGCCGACTTCTTCTACCGGGAGGCGCTGCGCCTCGGCTACGTCGCCCGCTCCGCCTTCAAG CTGATCCAGATACAGAAGCAGCACAAGCTCATCGCCCCGGGCGCCGCTGTGCTCGACCTCGGGTGCGCCCCCGGCGCGTGGCTCCAGGTGGCCTGCCAGAACCTGGGCCCGCTCGAGAAGGGCGGCCTGGTCGTCGGCGTCGATGTCAAG AGCAGAAGGTGAAGGTCCCCTCGGCGCACTGCGACTCGCGGGTCAGGACGGTCTGCACCGATGTGATGGCTCTGATGAAGCAGCAAGCCCGAGCCATGTCGCCGCAG GAACGAGGATTTTCTGTGATATTATCCGACATGTGTCCGGTAGTTTCAGGGATCACAACCAGAGATGAAGCTATATCTTGTGAGCTGGGCATGCGTGCGCTCTCGTTGGCAGTTGGTAAGATAAAGTTCAAAGAATCGGCTGACTATCGTGAGACTATGGAGAGGTTTCAGAGCTCCACGGGCCCAGATCCTGATGAGGACGGTGTTCTTAGACGTGGAGGCAGCCTAGTAATCAAGTTTCTTGAGAACGAGGATATACCAG GGTTTAACAAATTTTGCAAAGAGAAGTTTAAAAAAGTATCTCTCCTGAGGCCTAAGGCGACGAGGTCTAGTTCGAGGGAGATCTACATGATCTGTGAAGGTTTGCGGTAG
- the LOC125506291 gene encoding ribosomal RNA large subunit methyltransferase E isoform X2, with the protein MSGATGTADFFYREALRLGYVARSAFKLIQIQKQHKLIAPGAAVLDLGCAPGAWLQVACQNLGPLEKGGLVVGVDVKKVKVPSAHCDSRVRTVCTDVMALMKQQARAMSPQERGFSVILSDMCPVVSGITTRDEAISCELGMRALSLAVGKIKFKESADYRETMERFQSSTGPDPDEDGVLRRGGSLVIKFLENEDIPGFNKFCKEKFKKVSLLRPKATRSSSREIYMICEGLR; encoded by the exons ATGAGCGGCGCGACGGGCACCGCCGACTTCTTCTACCGGGAGGCGCTGCGCCTCGGCTACGTCGCCCGCTCCGCCTTCAAG CTGATCCAGATACAGAAGCAGCACAAGCTCATCGCCCCGGGCGCCGCTGTGCTCGACCTCGGGTGCGCCCCCGGCGCGTGGCTCCAGGTGGCCTGCCAGAACCTGGGCCCGCTCGAGAAGGGCGGCCTGGTCGTCGGCGTCGATGTCAAG AAGGTGAAGGTCCCCTCGGCGCACTGCGACTCGCGGGTCAGGACGGTCTGCACCGATGTGATGGCTCTGATGAAGCAGCAAGCCCGAGCCATGTCGCCGCAG GAACGAGGATTTTCTGTGATATTATCCGACATGTGTCCGGTAGTTTCAGGGATCACAACCAGAGATGAAGCTATATCTTGTGAGCTGGGCATGCGTGCGCTCTCGTTGGCAGTTGGTAAGATAAAGTTCAAAGAATCGGCTGACTATCGTGAGACTATGGAGAGGTTTCAGAGCTCCACGGGCCCAGATCCTGATGAGGACGGTGTTCTTAGACGTGGAGGCAGCCTAGTAATCAAGTTTCTTGAGAACGAGGATATACCAG GGTTTAACAAATTTTGCAAAGAGAAGTTTAAAAAAGTATCTCTCCTGAGGCCTAAGGCGACGAGGTCTAGTTCGAGGGAGATCTACATGATCTGTGAAGGTTTGCGGTAG